The Halomonas sp. KG2 genome contains a region encoding:
- a CDS encoding tripartite tricarboxylate transporter permease, with the protein MDVLLPALGNVLTPMALLTLFLGTLAGMTIGSLPGLSSTMGVALCIPITFGMPPDLALILLGAVYVSSVYGGSVTAILLRTPGTDASIATALDGYPLAEAGRGGEALGMATLASLFGGLFSVVVLIAIAPPLSTVALAFGPQEYTVLAIFGLVTIVGVASDRPLKGVLSAAVGLVLACVGLDAFTGMQRFTFGYSELFDGVPLLPVLIGLFSVSQAFNLCVPEGGGVLTGKGQQLKGRRLPLWLDIRRCLRTLLRSSVIGSVVGILPGAGTSIASFISYNEARRHSPTPERFGKGELEGVAASESANNAVTGGTLIPTLTLGIPGNAVTAVFVGGLTIHGMIPGPSLFTDHAETTYTLILSLLLANVLFAVLGLWLCRYLVVVTKVPGSVLGPMILVFSVIGTYALRNEIFDVWLAVTFGVVGFFMERWRYPAAPLVIALILGPILEVNFRRSMQISHWDLTTFFTRPLSLTLCLLVVLALAYPVWSQWRRRRGIQH; encoded by the coding sequence ATGGATGTATTGCTTCCTGCCCTTGGTAATGTGCTGACGCCAATGGCCCTGCTGACGCTGTTTCTCGGCACCCTAGCCGGCATGACGATCGGCTCGCTGCCGGGGCTCTCCTCGACGATGGGCGTGGCGCTATGTATCCCCATCACTTTCGGCATGCCGCCGGACCTAGCGCTGATTCTACTCGGTGCAGTCTACGTTAGCTCTGTCTATGGTGGGTCGGTGACGGCAATCCTGTTGCGCACTCCAGGCACGGATGCCTCCATCGCCACCGCGCTCGACGGCTACCCATTGGCAGAGGCTGGACGAGGCGGCGAGGCGCTGGGCATGGCGACGCTCGCCTCTCTGTTCGGCGGGCTGTTCAGTGTGGTCGTACTGATCGCCATCGCCCCGCCGCTGTCTACGGTCGCACTGGCCTTCGGCCCCCAGGAATACACCGTGCTGGCGATCTTCGGGTTGGTGACTATCGTTGGCGTGGCGTCAGACCGCCCTCTCAAGGGCGTTCTCTCGGCGGCGGTGGGACTGGTTCTGGCCTGCGTGGGGTTAGACGCCTTCACCGGAATGCAGCGTTTCACCTTCGGCTACAGCGAACTATTCGATGGGGTGCCGCTGCTGCCGGTATTGATCGGGTTGTTCTCTGTCTCTCAGGCTTTCAACCTCTGTGTACCTGAAGGCGGTGGCGTGCTGACGGGTAAGGGACAGCAACTCAAAGGGCGCCGCCTCCCTCTGTGGCTCGACATTCGGCGCTGTCTGCGTACCTTATTGCGCTCCTCGGTGATCGGCTCGGTAGTGGGTATTCTTCCCGGTGCCGGTACCAGCATCGCTTCCTTTATCTCCTACAACGAGGCGCGTCGTCATTCCCCGACGCCCGAACGTTTCGGTAAGGGGGAGCTGGAAGGGGTAGCGGCCTCAGAGTCGGCCAATAACGCCGTGACCGGTGGCACGCTGATTCCCACCCTGACGCTGGGCATTCCCGGCAATGCGGTGACAGCCGTCTTTGTCGGCGGGCTGACCATCCACGGCATGATCCCGGGGCCAAGCCTATTTACCGACCACGCCGAGACGACCTACACCCTAATCCTCTCACTGCTGCTGGCTAATGTGCTGTTCGCGGTGCTGGGACTATGGCTATGCCGCTACCTAGTGGTAGTGACCAAGGTGCCGGGCTCAGTTTTGGGGCCGATGATCCTGGTATTCAGCGTGATCGGTACCTATGCGCTGCGCAATGAGATCTTTGATGTCTGGCTCGCGGTGACCTTCGGTGTGGTGGGCTTCTTTATGGAACGCTGGCGCTACCCCGCTGCTCCTCTGGTGATAGCCCTGATCCTCGGGCCCATCCTAGAGGTCAACTTTAGGCGCTCAATGCAGATTTCTCACTGGGATTTGACCACCTTCTTCACCCGACCACTGTCGTTGACGCTATGCCTACTCGTGGTTCTGGCGCTGGCGTATCCGGTCTGGAGTCAGTGGCGTCGACGTCGCGGCATCCAGCACTAA
- a CDS encoding tripartite tricarboxylate transporter substrate binding protein — protein MKTHPMSVRKAVLGSMATLLVSGLSTSALAADYPSKPIQMIVAFGAGGSTDTMARIFAKYAEEEIGERLVVVNRPGAGGELGWVHLANAAPDGYTIGLINSPVVEVYPFTRGETVGYSLEDIRPLANVVTDPGMLVVATNSPYQTLDDFVAAVKDDPKSIIVSHEGVGGDDHLAALNFAAEADIDLNFVAYSGNAEATASLLGGHITAFAGNMSEAVTQIQEGKARGLAIWSEERGEPIPDVPTGHEQGYDVLAAASRGFAVPADVPQEIYDTLLDVTRKVVENPEFRAEMNRLNMSVNPIYGQEYVDFIHDSHDRLKMLWEQDPWSEQ, from the coding sequence ATGAAGACTCATCCTATGTCGGTACGGAAGGCGGTTCTAGGCTCGATGGCGACACTGCTAGTGAGTGGTCTGAGTACGTCGGCCTTGGCGGCGGACTATCCCAGCAAGCCGATCCAAATGATTGTTGCGTTCGGTGCTGGAGGTAGCACCGATACCATGGCGCGCATCTTCGCCAAGTACGCCGAGGAGGAGATTGGCGAGCGTCTGGTAGTAGTCAACCGTCCCGGTGCTGGAGGCGAGCTGGGCTGGGTGCACTTAGCAAATGCTGCCCCGGATGGCTATACGATCGGTCTGATCAATTCACCGGTGGTGGAAGTCTACCCGTTCACGCGTGGGGAGACCGTTGGCTACTCCCTCGAAGATATCCGCCCGTTGGCCAACGTGGTCACTGATCCAGGCATGCTAGTGGTCGCCACAAACAGCCCCTACCAAACCCTGGATGACTTCGTCGCAGCGGTGAAGGACGATCCTAAGTCAATTATTGTCTCCCACGAGGGTGTCGGTGGTGACGATCACCTTGCGGCCCTCAATTTCGCCGCCGAAGCGGATATCGACCTCAACTTCGTCGCCTACAGCGGCAATGCCGAGGCAACCGCCTCGCTGTTGGGGGGCCATATCACAGCCTTCGCAGGAAATATGTCGGAAGCAGTTACCCAGATTCAGGAAGGCAAGGCGCGCGGCCTGGCGATATGGTCTGAAGAGCGGGGCGAGCCGATTCCTGATGTGCCCACTGGGCATGAGCAGGGATATGACGTTTTGGCCGCGGCATCACGCGGATTTGCTGTTCCGGCGGACGTGCCTCAGGAGATCTATGACACCTTGCTGGACGTGACTCGCAAAGTCGTTGAGAACCCCGAGTTCCGCGCTGAGATGAACCGCCTCAACATGTCGGTCAATCCCATCTACGGGCAGGAGTACGTCGACTTTATCCACGACAGCCATGACCGACTGAAGATGCTCTGGGAACAAGATCCCTGGAGCGAGCAGTAA
- a CDS encoding LysR family transcriptional regulator, whose amino-acid sequence MLTLKQLETFVQVVELGTFERASLRLNATQSTVSKRISELEQATGLRLFDRSRRNARLTEEGERLLELAYTTLDGAKHILELNEQPERTLHRVRIGFTDLAALTWLPGFIRDYTIERPDIRLDVTIDMSRTLYQQFQDGELDLVVIPQVPEAFAQPGVEARLLEEVEMAFMAKESLVDGSPRPITIGALERYTLISQGKRSGFAQDVNRWLSHQGVAAANLTADNLLALVGLVAAGCGISVLPKLCVQRFAREQGLEILETTPPLPTIGYYALYHGGVRIQLFDELAHRLSDASDFSRPFFLSENRLDRD is encoded by the coding sequence ATGTTGACCCTCAAGCAGCTCGAAACTTTCGTCCAAGTGGTCGAGCTCGGCACGTTCGAGCGCGCCTCTCTGCGACTCAACGCGACGCAGTCCACCGTATCCAAGCGCATATCCGAGCTAGAGCAGGCCACCGGCCTGCGTCTCTTCGACCGGTCCCGCCGCAACGCACGGCTGACCGAGGAGGGTGAACGGCTGCTGGAACTGGCCTACACGACGCTCGACGGTGCAAAGCACATCCTCGAGCTCAATGAGCAACCCGAGCGCACGCTGCATCGTGTGCGTATCGGCTTCACCGATCTGGCCGCCCTTACTTGGCTCCCAGGCTTTATTCGGGATTACACGATCGAGCGACCCGATATACGGTTAGATGTCACCATCGATATGAGCCGTACCCTTTACCAGCAGTTTCAGGATGGCGAGTTGGATCTGGTGGTGATTCCCCAGGTCCCTGAGGCCTTCGCCCAGCCGGGTGTGGAAGCCCGGCTGTTGGAGGAAGTGGAGATGGCCTTCATGGCCAAAGAGAGCCTGGTGGACGGCTCCCCCCGCCCCATTACCATAGGAGCGCTCGAACGCTACACCCTGATCAGCCAGGGCAAGCGCTCCGGATTCGCACAGGACGTAAACCGTTGGCTCTCCCACCAGGGTGTGGCCGCCGCCAACCTGACTGCCGATAATTTACTGGCGCTGGTTGGCCTAGTGGCAGCAGGGTGTGGCATTAGCGTATTACCCAAACTCTGTGTCCAGCGTTTTGCCCGCGAGCAGGGGCTGGAGATCCTCGAGACCACCCCTCCTCTGCCTACGATCGGTTACTACGCGCTGTACCATGGTGGAGTACGTATTCAACTGTTTGATGAGCTCGCCCACCGCCTGAGCGACGCATCCGACTTCTCTCGCCCCTTCTTCTTGTCCGAGAATCGTCTTGATCGTGATTGA
- a CDS encoding TRAP transporter substrate-binding protein: protein MKQPARLLVGAIALSSMAFSMSSFAQATITVSTWGGPNHGINTIVWPTWKAWIEEATDDRVTVEVVHDMGPPPAQMEIVADGIADASWIFHAHMAGRFLATQLPEFPTFEEFSSEDASAAYWHTHQEYLQQANEHRGVDVVAMGVHGPGQIFTRDQISSIDELAGKRLRVGGGVMSGLAEAMSVTGVSIPPTGTYEAASQGVVDGAMLTLESLRSFRVAEVAPHTLTVDGGFYRGSFAIVMNPMFWDQVSDEDRAAIESVSGERLSRLFGYMMDVSDQRGVEFGEENGATFTQASEQDIDYLRGVASNLQDAWSESIKSRGVDAPAALAFFHEQLVNAAAEERIEASVVSH, encoded by the coding sequence ATGAAACAACCAGCTCGCTTACTCGTGGGTGCTATCGCGCTTTCAAGCATGGCGTTCAGCATGTCTTCATTTGCCCAGGCAACGATCACCGTGAGCACGTGGGGTGGGCCGAATCACGGTATTAATACCATTGTTTGGCCGACTTGGAAGGCGTGGATAGAGGAAGCCACGGATGACCGTGTCACGGTAGAAGTGGTGCATGACATGGGGCCTCCTCCCGCACAAATGGAGATCGTTGCTGATGGTATTGCGGACGCCAGTTGGATTTTTCACGCCCATATGGCGGGCCGTTTTCTAGCCACGCAGCTACCTGAGTTCCCCACCTTTGAGGAATTCTCTTCAGAAGATGCTTCTGCGGCCTATTGGCATACCCACCAAGAGTATTTGCAGCAGGCCAATGAGCACCGTGGTGTTGATGTCGTTGCGATGGGCGTGCACGGGCCAGGGCAAATATTTACCCGTGATCAAATAAGTTCAATTGATGAGCTTGCTGGCAAACGGCTGCGCGTGGGCGGCGGGGTGATGAGTGGCTTAGCCGAGGCAATGTCGGTAACCGGTGTCTCCATTCCGCCCACAGGCACCTACGAAGCGGCCTCCCAGGGCGTTGTCGACGGCGCAATGCTAACGCTTGAGAGCTTGCGCAGCTTCCGCGTGGCTGAAGTGGCCCCGCACACCCTTACCGTAGACGGCGGTTTCTACCGCGGCAGCTTTGCGATTGTTATGAACCCGATGTTCTGGGACCAAGTGTCGGACGAAGACCGCGCGGCGATTGAAAGCGTATCGGGTGAGCGGCTTTCACGCTTGTTTGGCTACATGATGGATGTTTCCGACCAGCGCGGCGTTGAATTTGGTGAAGAGAATGGCGCAACCTTTACCCAAGCATCGGAACAAGACATTGATTACCTGAGGGGCGTTGCGAGCAACTTACAGGATGCCTGGAGTGAGTCGATAAAGAGTCGCGGTGTTGACGCACCTGCCGCACTTGCCTTCTTTCATGAACAGTTAGTCAATGCAGCGGCCGAAGAGCGTATTGAAGCGAGTGTTGTTAGTCACTGA
- a CDS encoding DUF6455 family protein: MDTAQHTDTTSWWGRLTERCYTASTATLARNIKQQAGASYDALINDLERPLEPRFEQAVARQLAAGHPAHFSPAKTLMPVMLQRFGLKENELRRNVLINHADYRALCDTCNACAAVGDCWKAMRANAELDECRRLCPNANAFDALAAQ, translated from the coding sequence ATGGATACTGCTCAGCACACCGATACCACCTCTTGGTGGGGACGCCTCACTGAGCGCTGCTATACAGCATCAACCGCGACGTTAGCCCGCAACATAAAGCAGCAAGCAGGGGCTAGCTATGATGCACTGATCAATGACCTGGAAAGACCGCTAGAACCACGCTTTGAGCAGGCAGTGGCAAGGCAGCTAGCAGCAGGCCACCCCGCTCATTTCAGCCCAGCCAAAACCTTAATGCCAGTTATGCTGCAGCGCTTTGGTCTTAAAGAGAATGAGCTTCGTAGAAATGTTCTGATAAATCATGCCGACTATCGTGCACTGTGTGACACCTGCAACGCTTGTGCAGCCGTTGGCGATTGTTGGAAAGCGATGCGGGCCAATGCCGAGCTTGATGAGTGCCGTCGCTTATGCCCTAACGCCAATGCCTTTGATGCCTTAGCGGCACAGTGA
- a CDS encoding sodium-dependent transporter — MTTTNTPPKTLWLGRWGFVLAATGSAVGLGNIWKFPYITGEFGGGAFVLVYLACILAVGVPIMMAEISFGRRGRGSPIDAIRRVVHESGRGSFWSIFGWMAMLCGFMILSFYVVVAGWSFSYLWKLLSGGLAGNSVDDMAAIFAANNANPFTLGAWSTLVTVLTMFIVGKGVQAGIEKSVSWMMPGMVIMLGILIGYGAFSGGFAEAWSFLFSFNAEGLSSEGLLAALGHAFFTLSLASGAILTYGSYLPEGHSIARTTFSVAIADTVVALMAGLAIFPIIFANGMNPGQGPGLIFMSLPLAFQAMPFGTLFGVLFFVMLSMAALTSSISMIEATVAWLVASKGLTRKQASWGVGIVLWLVSTLAMLSFNVGADWTVAGRTFFDWLDYLTSRWMMPLGGLGTALMAGFLLRTELFREELGLSRTQHTLWLFMVRYVSPLGIVLIFIDALGLATLQVGTQWPWLLALLVVITVVGELASPRLRHQAS; from the coding sequence ATGACAACGACAAATACGCCCCCCAAAACATTGTGGCTGGGCCGCTGGGGGTTTGTGCTAGCAGCCACTGGTTCGGCAGTGGGCCTGGGTAATATCTGGAAGTTTCCTTACATCACTGGCGAGTTCGGAGGTGGCGCTTTTGTGCTGGTCTATTTGGCCTGCATATTGGCGGTAGGTGTGCCTATCATGATGGCTGAAATCAGCTTCGGGCGTCGTGGCAGGGGCAGCCCGATTGATGCTATCCGTCGAGTGGTGCATGAATCGGGGCGCGGCAGTTTCTGGTCGATCTTTGGCTGGATGGCCATGCTGTGTGGTTTCATGATTCTGTCGTTCTACGTGGTGGTCGCTGGCTGGTCATTTTCCTATCTGTGGAAACTGCTGAGCGGCGGGCTAGCCGGTAATAGTGTTGATGATATGGCGGCAATTTTTGCCGCTAATAATGCCAACCCTTTCACGTTAGGTGCCTGGAGCACGCTAGTGACGGTGCTGACCATGTTCATCGTCGGTAAGGGCGTACAAGCAGGTATTGAAAAGAGTGTCAGTTGGATGATGCCAGGCATGGTGATCATGCTGGGCATACTGATTGGCTACGGTGCTTTTTCTGGTGGCTTTGCCGAAGCTTGGTCTTTTCTGTTTTCTTTCAATGCCGAAGGGTTAAGCAGTGAAGGGCTCTTAGCAGCACTGGGGCATGCCTTCTTTACCTTGTCGCTCGCGTCTGGTGCCATTCTTACCTACGGCTCTTACCTGCCAGAAGGGCACTCCATTGCACGCACGACATTCAGTGTGGCCATTGCTGATACCGTTGTCGCGCTGATGGCTGGCTTGGCTATTTTCCCGATTATTTTCGCTAACGGAATGAATCCCGGCCAAGGGCCAGGGTTGATTTTCATGAGCTTACCGCTGGCCTTCCAAGCAATGCCGTTTGGTACCTTGTTTGGTGTGCTGTTCTTCGTGATGCTATCAATGGCCGCGCTTACGTCGTCGATCTCAATGATCGAAGCGACAGTGGCTTGGCTCGTTGCCAGCAAAGGGCTGACGCGCAAGCAAGCATCCTGGGGTGTGGGTATCGTACTGTGGTTGGTAAGCACCTTGGCAATGCTGTCGTTCAATGTGGGCGCGGATTGGACGGTGGCAGGCCGTACTTTCTTCGATTGGCTGGATTACCTGACCTCCCGCTGGATGATGCCGCTAGGCGGTTTAGGTACGGCACTGATGGCAGGCTTCCTGCTGCGTACTGAACTATTCAGGGAAGAGCTAGGGCTCTCCCGTACCCAGCACACGCTGTGGCTGTTTATGGTGCGTTACGTCAGCCCGTTAGGCATCGTGTTAATTTTCATCGATGCGCTTGGCCTTGCCACCCTTCAAGTAGGCACTCAGTGGCCGTGGCTGCTAGCCCTGCTGGTGGTTATTACCGTGGTGGGAGAGTTAGCTAGCCCGCGGCTGCGGCATCAGGCTTCCTGA
- a CDS encoding sigma-54-dependent transcriptional regulator has translation MRLKFNCQNRIGILRDIVAQFADYRVNVARGEVGGEQGNTIYLHVPKLLNAQLSTLKPALEAIPGVFGVKRASLMPSERRHLELDALLSSLSDPVMSIDMQGRIVAANRIAVQVLGVRVQEVPGLSLDRYLDEVDLPEVIRRNNSRINGLRIKLKGDTYLADIAPLHTEDTKVDSLAGAVVTLHRADRIGARIYQVQRQELRGFEAIFQSSSRLAAVINEARRMAPLDAPLLIVGETGTGKELVARACHLASHRGQAPFVVLNCAGLPESMAETELFGYAPGAFEGARPEGKLGLLELNEGGTVFLDEVGEMSPRLQTKLLRFLQDGGFRRVGSDEETFLDVRVICATQQNLPQLCSEGLFRLDLYHRLNVLLLQVPPLRECLDGIEELATYVLDRAARQIGCPLPELSPAALEKITRYDWPGNVRQLENVLFQAVSLCEEKAIQPVHLRLPHSEVSPELAGIPLEGSLSDMLGEVERNILSTLYQQYPSSRQLGKRLGVSHTTIANKLKRYGIGAQDGT, from the coding sequence ATGCGTCTTAAATTTAACTGTCAGAATCGTATCGGTATTCTTCGCGATATAGTGGCCCAGTTTGCTGACTACCGAGTTAATGTCGCGCGGGGCGAAGTTGGCGGCGAGCAGGGCAATACCATCTATTTGCATGTCCCGAAGTTGCTTAATGCTCAATTGAGCACGCTTAAACCGGCACTGGAAGCTATTCCAGGGGTGTTTGGCGTCAAGCGCGCGAGCTTGATGCCCAGCGAGCGTCGTCATTTGGAGTTGGATGCATTGCTGTCTTCGCTGTCTGACCCCGTTATGTCGATAGATATGCAGGGGCGCATTGTAGCGGCCAACCGTATCGCCGTTCAGGTATTGGGGGTACGCGTTCAAGAAGTACCAGGGCTATCGCTGGATCGCTACCTTGACGAAGTCGACCTTCCCGAGGTGATTCGCCGCAACAACTCACGTATCAATGGGCTGCGGATCAAACTGAAAGGTGATACCTATCTCGCCGATATTGCGCCACTGCACACCGAAGACACCAAGGTGGATTCATTAGCCGGGGCGGTGGTGACATTGCACCGTGCCGACCGTATCGGGGCACGGATTTATCAGGTGCAGCGCCAGGAGCTGCGTGGCTTTGAGGCTATCTTTCAGTCGAGTTCTCGATTGGCTGCCGTGATCAATGAGGCGCGGCGCATGGCGCCACTGGATGCCCCGTTGCTGATTGTAGGGGAAACGGGGACTGGGAAAGAACTGGTCGCCAGAGCCTGCCATTTGGCAAGCCATCGCGGGCAAGCGCCGTTTGTGGTGCTCAACTGTGCCGGGCTGCCAGAATCAATGGCCGAGACAGAGCTTTTCGGTTACGCGCCGGGGGCTTTTGAAGGCGCCCGGCCAGAAGGAAAGCTTGGCCTTCTGGAGCTTAACGAAGGCGGCACCGTGTTTCTCGATGAAGTCGGTGAAATGAGCCCACGGCTGCAGACAAAACTGTTGCGTTTTCTTCAGGATGGCGGCTTCCGGCGTGTGGGTAGCGACGAGGAAACCTTCCTGGATGTCCGGGTGATCTGTGCCACTCAACAGAACCTGCCGCAGCTGTGTAGTGAAGGGCTGTTTCGGCTGGATCTTTATCACCGGCTTAATGTGCTGTTGCTACAGGTCCCTCCCTTACGTGAATGTTTGGACGGCATCGAAGAGCTGGCGACCTATGTGCTTGATCGTGCGGCGCGCCAGATAGGTTGCCCTTTGCCTGAACTTTCACCTGCTGCGTTGGAAAAAATCACCCGCTACGACTGGCCGGGCAATGTGCGTCAGTTGGAAAATGTGTTGTTCCAGGCGGTGTCGCTATGTGAAGAGAAAGCCATTCAGCCGGTGCATTTGCGTCTTCCTCACAGTGAAGTATCGCCTGAGCTTGCTGGTATTCCATTAGAGGGAAGCTTGAGCGACATGTTAGGCGAGGTGGAAAGAAATATCTTAAGTACGCTGTACCAGCAGTACCCCTCCAGCCGCCAGTTAGGCAAGCGGTTGGGTGTTTCCCACACAACCATTGCCAATAAACTCAAGCGTTACGGTATTGGTGCTCAAGACGGCACTTGA
- a CDS encoding Lrp/AsnC family transcriptional regulator, producing MHGISLDRYDLAILSVLQKNSALTNSELGERVSLSPSQCSRRKARLEAEGVIKGYSARLDASSLGFGLRAITRVNLKAHGESMDDDFVTLLTKHAMVREAYSVSGDADYVLHVIAKDLTEFSDFIHHHLLPHPNVTQVRSEIILRSMKEEQGLPVSGG from the coding sequence ATGCACGGGATTTCTTTGGATCGATATGATCTTGCAATTTTATCAGTATTGCAGAAGAACTCAGCCCTCACCAATTCAGAGTTGGGAGAACGTGTCAGCCTGTCTCCCTCTCAGTGCTCCCGGCGTAAAGCGCGGCTAGAAGCCGAAGGAGTGATTAAGGGATATTCGGCGAGGCTTGATGCCTCCAGTCTGGGGTTTGGCTTGCGTGCGATCACCCGCGTTAATCTCAAAGCGCATGGTGAGAGCATGGATGATGATTTTGTAACGTTACTGACGAAGCACGCCATGGTGCGTGAGGCTTATTCTGTGTCGGGGGATGCGGACTATGTACTGCACGTTATCGCCAAGGACCTCACCGAGTTTTCAGACTTTATTCATCATCATCTACTCCCTCATCCTAATGTCACCCAGGTTCGCTCTGAAATCATACTGCGGAGTATGAAAGAGGAGCAGGGGCTGCCGGTGAGTGGTGGCTAG